A genomic window from Methanobrevibacter sp. TLL-48-HuF1 includes:
- the gdhA gene encoding NADP-specific glutamate dehydrogenase, whose protein sequence is MSYVDDVIELTVKQNPSEPEFHQAVKEVLESLRVVIEANEEEYKKNALLERLVNPERQLKFRVPWVDDNGQVQVNTGYRVQFNSAIGPYKGGLRFHPSVNVGIIKFLGFEQIFKNSLTGLAIGGGKGGSDFDPKGKSDREIMAFCQSFMTELFKYIGADTDVPAGDIGVGGREIGFLYGQYKRIKGLSEGVLTGKALSYGGSLARTEATGYGLLYFTDAMLKANDIDIKGKTIAVSGAGNVAIYAIEKAQQLGGNPVTCSDSTGWIYDPEGIDVELLKEVKEVKRARLTEYAEARPSAEYHEGKGVWSVKCDIALPCATQNELLLDDAKQLVANGVVAVAEGANMPTSIEATEYLQDNDVLFGPGKASNAGGVATSALEMAQNSQRFSWDFDKVDKRLKVIMENIFANVDEAAKTYGFEKNYVVGANIAGFEKVVDAMNAQGIV, encoded by the coding sequence ATGTCTTATGTAGATGATGTAATAGAATTAACTGTAAAACAGAACCCTTCTGAACCAGAATTCCATCAGGCTGTAAAAGAAGTATTGGAATCTTTAAGGGTTGTTATTGAAGCAAATGAAGAAGAATATAAAAAGAATGCACTTCTTGAAAGGTTAGTTAACCCGGAAAGACAATTAAAATTCCGTGTTCCATGGGTAGATGACAATGGACAAGTACAAGTAAATACTGGATATCGTGTACAATTCAATAGTGCAATTGGACCTTACAAAGGTGGATTACGTTTCCACCCTTCCGTAAATGTAGGTATTATTAAATTCTTAGGTTTTGAACAAATTTTCAAAAACTCCTTAACTGGCCTTGCAATTGGTGGAGGTAAAGGAGGTTCAGACTTTGATCCTAAAGGAAAATCTGACAGGGAAATCATGGCATTTTGTCAAAGTTTCATGACTGAATTATTCAAATACATTGGTGCAGACACTGATGTTCCGGCAGGAGATATTGGTGTTGGTGGTAGAGAAATTGGTTTCTTATATGGTCAATACAAAAGGATTAAAGGATTATCCGAAGGAGTATTAACTGGTAAAGCATTATCTTATGGTGGTTCATTAGCAAGAACTGAAGCTACCGGATACGGATTATTATACTTTACTGATGCAATGTTAAAAGCAAATGACATTGATATTAAAGGAAAAACTATTGCAGTGTCTGGTGCAGGTAATGTAGCTATTTATGCTATTGAAAAAGCACAACAATTAGGCGGTAATCCTGTAACCTGTTCTGATTCTACCGGTTGGATTTATGATCCTGAAGGAATTGATGTAGAATTATTAAAAGAAGTAAAAGAAGTTAAACGTGCAAGACTAACTGAATATGCTGAAGCAAGACCAAGTGCAGAATATCATGAAGGTAAAGGTGTATGGTCTGTTAAATGTGATATTGCTCTTCCATGTGCAACTCAAAACGAATTACTTTTAGATGATGCTAAACAGTTAGTAGCTAATGGTGTTGTTGCAGTTGCTGAAGGTGCAAACATGCCTACTTCTATTGAAGCTACTGAATACTTACAAGACAATGATGTATTATTTGGACCAGGAAAAGCTTCCAATGCTGGTGGAGTAGCTACTTCTGCATTAGAAATGGCTCAAAACTCTCAAAGATTCTCATGGGACTTTGATAAAGTTGATAAAAGACTTAAAGTCATTATGGAAAATATCTTTGCTAATGTTGATGAAGCAGCTAAAACCTACGGATTTGAGAAAAATTATGTAGTTGGTGCAAACATAGCTGGTTTTGAAAAAGTAGTAGATGCAATGAATGCTCAAGGAATCGTTTAG
- a CDS encoding helix-turn-helix transcriptional regulator, with protein MLFDIPLCTIIEDEEISDEELEKLLDELEDLTDEKQDMEIISLLSRSKKRLEVLESLKNENKIPSVISKDINDSSHHISKYLKTLKESGLVVCLNENDKRYRYYSITPKGTKYLNIVKNKK; from the coding sequence ATGCTTTTTGATATCCCATTATGTACTATTATTGAGGATGAAGAAATAAGTGATGAAGAACTTGAAAAATTACTTGATGAGCTTGAAGATTTAACTGATGAAAAACAAGATATGGAAATCATTTCTTTATTATCCCGATCTAAAAAAAGATTAGAAGTCCTGGAATCTCTAAAAAATGAAAATAAAATTCCTTCAGTAATTAGTAAAGACATAAATGACAGCAGCCACCACATCTCAAAATATCTGAAAACATTGAAAGAATCTGGATTAGTGGTTTGTCTTAATGAAAATGATAAACGATACAGATATTACAGTATAACACCAAAAGGAACTAAATATCTTAATATTGTAAAAAATAAAAAATAA
- a CDS encoding acyltransferase family protein, with protein sequence MYCLIPILSPLTENKEGRNILWGIVIVIAMFKSILIPLSNIFGFTIPEIASNFIEINGYLIFVILGYLLSVMDVSRVKRIIIYIIGILSVIIRYGYTYCMSINANMLIDHLFDYTSLLSVFLAVSVFLLIKNISWDKLNEKSVAVLASCTMGVYLIHIQIKYTIFNTIFPFAQTNLIYRILGTFCLYILSVIIVLLIKKMPIINKVVQ encoded by the coding sequence ATGTATTGTTTAATTCCAATTTTATCTCCATTAACTGAAAATAAAGAAGGTAGAAATATCTTGTGGGGAATTGTTATAGTTATAGCTATGTTTAAATCAATTTTGATTCCATTAAGTAATATATTTGGATTTACAATTCCTGAAATAGCCAGTAATTTCATTGAAATAAATGGATATTTGATATTTGTGATATTAGGTTATTTATTGTCTGTAATGGATGTGTCTAGAGTAAAAAGGATTATTATCTATATTATTGGGATATTATCTGTAATAATTCGTTATGGATATACTTATTGCATGTCAATAAATGCAAACATGTTAATTGATCATTTATTTGATTACACCTCCCTGTTAAGTGTATTTTTAGCAGTAAGTGTTTTTCTATTAATTAAAAATATTTCATGGGATAAATTAAATGAAAAAAGTGTAGCTGTGTTAGCTAGCTGTACTATGGGAGTTTATTTAATTCATATTCAAATTAAGTACACGATTTTTAACACTATTTTTCCTTTTGCCCAAACAAATTTAATTTATAGAATTTTAGGGACATTCTGTTTGTATATTCTCTCAGTAATAATTGTATTGTTAATTAAAAAGATGCCTATAATTAATAAAGTGGTTCAGTAG
- a CDS encoding universal stress protein, whose product MYKKILVPTDGSEAAEKEVEKVGDLLAEGGEIIILSVASELTPHQFQSKDDIDKLNQSFLDEAQFNVDKMKAKFDPNLNITTKVLVGFPAETIVGVAEDEDVELIAIASSGKGRVTKFFIGSVAEKVIHSFKKDVLLVH is encoded by the coding sequence ATGTATAAAAAAATTTTAGTTCCTACTGATGGATCAGAAGCTGCGGAAAAAGAAGTCGAAAAAGTTGGAGATTTACTTGCTGAAGGTGGTGAAATCATCATTTTATCAGTTGCATCTGAATTAACTCCACACCAATTCCAAAGTAAAGATGATATTGATAAATTAAATCAGTCTTTCTTAGATGAAGCCCAATTTAATGTTGATAAAATGAAAGCTAAATTTGATCCAAATCTTAATATTACAACTAAAGTTCTTGTTGGTTTTCCTGCAGAAACTATTGTTGGAGTTGCAGAAGATGAAGATGTTGAATTAATAGCTATTGCATCATCTGGTAAAGGTAGAGTTACAAAATTCTTTATTGGAAGTGTGGCTGAAAAGGTTATTCACTCTTTTAAAAAAGATGTTTTATTAGTACATTAA